From Bdellovibrio sp. KM01:
GCAATCAAGACACGACCTGGGACAACCTGGTCGCCTTCCTGGGCTTCTTTGACTTCAAACGGAAACATTGCATTTAAATTATCTGCGAAAGACTTCGTAAAACCTGGAGGCATATGCTGAACCACCACTGTTCCAGGGATATTCGCTGGCATGCCGGAAAGGAAAACTTTCAAAGCCTCCGTACCACCTGTGCTCGATGCGACTGCAATCATTTGATGGGTTGTTCGCGCAAGCGACGTACGATCCACCTTTTTTACTGGCGTCGTCGGTGTTGCCACTTTCGTTCTAGATTGGATACGAGCGCGGGCGACCACGCGAACTTTTTCAATAATTTCGCGTCCTAAAACTTCAAGGGTTTGCGAAACGTCGATGGACGGCTTTTCCATGATCTCAATGGCGCCGGCCTCAAAAGCACGAAGATAAGTTTCAGAACCTGTTTTTGCCAAACTCGAAAAAATAACTGTTCGGGTTGGAAAGTGCTGCATGACTTTTTCCAGAAAGCTGATGCCGTCCATACGAGGCATCTCCACATCCAAAGTCATGACATCAGGCTTTAGTTGCACCAACTTATCACGAGCAATGTACGGATCAGAAGCTGTACCAACCACTTCGATATCCGGTGCCGAAGAGAATATTTTCTCTAGCAACTTACGAATCACTGCGGAGTCATCAACGATGAGAACTTTGATTTTTTGACCCATATTTCCTTCTTACAGTTTTTGATAAACTGCGCGTGATAGCGGTTTCAAATGAGTGTGTTTAATATTTCCTGATTCGGAATGCCCCAAAATCAGATAGCCACCCGGCGCCAGACACGAAGTCAGGCTGTCGATCACTTTTTTTGTCGTCTCTTCATCGAAATAGATCAAAACGTTACGACAAAAAATCACATGGAACTTATGTTGAAATTCATACTTAGGACTCATCAAATTGAATTGAGCAAAGCGAACCATGTCGTGGATATTGTCTTTCGCTCTCCAATATTCAGTTTCGTTCTTTTTAACTTTTTCAAAATACTTCAGACGCTGAGCTGGAGGCAACCCCTGCATTTCGCGATCTTCATAGGCACCGATGGAGCCTTTTTTCAAAACCTGCAAATCGATATCCGTCGCCAGCAAGCGTGCCTTCATCCCCGGAATCTGTTGCATGACTTCATGTGCAGTCATAGCAATCGTGTAGGGCTCTTGACCCGTACTTGCAGCGGCACACCACATACGGATGTCAGCGCCAAACTTTTTATAAAGCTCAGGAAGTTGTTGCGCCAGAAAATCAAAGTGATTTCCCTCGCGGTAAAAGGACGTCATATTTGTCGTCAAAGCAGAGATGAACTCCGAAGTGATTTCATGATTTCCATGTTCAACCATGTCCCAATACTGCTCGTAAGATTTCAAGCCATGACGGCGCAAAAGCTTCACGATGCGGTTACGAATCAACGCATGATTTTTGGGAGAAAATGGCAAATCCACGCCCGCCAGGTCATACATGTGCTTGGCGAACTTTGCGAACATCTTTTCAGTAAGCTGAATATCTTCAAACTCATAGAGAGCGCTTACCGCTTCAGTCTTCTTGAGTGCACTCATGCTGCTGCCGCCATTCCAGATCCCTTAGAAACGGACTGCAATAATGAACCGGGTTCCAAAATTAGTACGGTACGACCGTCACCCAGAATCGCAGCACCTGCGATCTCAGGAATATCAAAGCCCGTCACGATTGGTTTAACAACCACCTGCGCCTGACCCAAGACATCATCCACCGGGAAGGCCATTTGCCCTGTCACAGACTCGATGATCACCAGCATCGTCTCTTCACGACGCGCGCTCAATGTATCTTTCACCACTGTTTCTTTGGTGCCAAACTGACTGTTCAAAGAACCCAATGTGTGTGACACATCAATCACTGGAAGCAGCAAGCCACGAATGTTTGCCACTTTGCCAGCGTTAGAAATATTGGTGTAATCCTTCGGTTGCACACGCACGATCTCGCGGATCGAGTGAATCGGAAGGATGTAGCGAGAACCATCCAAAGCCACGATGATACCGTCGGTGATCGCCGTGCTTAGTGGAATCGTCAAACGGAACGTCGTACCCACGCCTGATTTAGACATGATGTTGATCTTACCGTTGATCTTATCCAGATTTGACTTCACCACATCCAAACCAACACCACGACCGGAAAGGTCCGAGATTTTGTCAGCCGTCGAAAAACCAGGATAGAAAATATATTGGAAAACTTGTTCATCCGGAATCGCTGCCGGGTCTTGGCCCTTAGGAACGAAACCTTTTTCAATGGCTTTCGCCAAAACTTTCTCACGGTTGATACCACCACCGTCATCGATGATTTCGATAACGACGTTACCACCGTTTTGCTTTGCAGAAACCGTTACTTTTGCCGTCACAGGCTTACCGCGCTCTTGACGTACTTCACGTTTTTCCACACCGTGGTCCATAGAGTTTCTGACCAAGTGAACCAAAGGGTCACCCAAGAGTTCAAAAACTGTTCTTTCAACCTCTGTCTCCTCCCCGATCAATTGCAGATCAACGGGTTTATCCAGAGTCAAAGAGACATCGCGTACGATACGTTGAATTTTAATGAACATGGATTTCAGAGGCGTCATGCGGATGCTTAATGTTTTTTCATAAAGTTCACGCACAGCTTTATCCAACTGGTCAACGATCGCTTCCAGACGAAGATTTTCACCACTGCGAACAGTGTCGTCGTGGACCAATTGATTTTTCAATACAACCAACTCACCCACAGCATCCAACACGGAATCAACACGACCCGTATCCACTTTGATAGTGCTGTTGGCATTTTTTGCAGGAGTTTTATTACCGCCACCGCTGCCACCACCATTTTCTGATGGAGCTGGTTTTGCTTCAGAAACCACTTTCAATTTCGGAGCTTCTGCCACTGGCTGTGAAGAAGCCGTTGCTGCAGGAGAAACCGCAGGGCCGGCTGCGACAACAGGAGCGGTTTCCACGGCTGCCACTTCTGGAGTGGAAGCTTCCGCCGGAATTTCAATCGCTGCGTTTTCAATTTCACGGATCAATTCTTTTTCAGCAGCTTCCGCTGCTTCTTTCGCATGAAACTCTGCTTGGTCCTCTGGAGACAATTGCGCCAGCAACTCTGCCAAAAGATCGTGGTTCACCACATCGTCAGAAGTTTCCATGTTAGGCTTGGCTTCAGGGACGGGACAATTTGCAGCCGCTGCATCCACATGCTCAAAGAAATCATCAGGCACAGACATTTTAGGCTCATCGGCAGTCGTGGCTGCCGCTGGAGCCGCAGCTGCGGCTGCCTCTGCTGCTTTCGTGTGAGAAGATTTTTTCCCGGAAAGACTTTCCGTCACAGCCACTAATTGTTTTACAAGTTCAGATGGATCCCATGGACCACCTTGACCTTGCTGCAAAGAAGAGATGCGATTTTTCAACTCGTCACCTGCTTGCAAAAGCAAGGAGATAACATTCGAGTTCACAAGCTCTGGCTTGGAGCGAAGAAGATCCAAAAGATCTTCCGCCACGTGGGCGAATTTCGCAAGATCCGACAATCCTACCGCTGCCGCTCCACCTTTTACCGAGTGGGCCACACGGAAAATATCCGTCAGATCTTTCGCAGGATCATCACTGTTTTCTAATTTCATCATCGATTCGTCGTATTGTTCGAACATGAACAAGGACTCGTTAAGGAAATCCATCTGCAGTTCTTCAAAGAATGCATTATCGCCGCTCATTTATTTCTCCAGGGACTGTGTATTTCTAATCACTAGAGTTATCGGCAACTTAGAACATTTGCTTCTATTACGAAGGACCAGAGCAGAGGGTTGATCCGCCGATTTAGTCATAGGTCCTGAGGTCATATCTCAGCTGTCTCATAAGGGCGCGGAAATACGAATTAACAATTATTTTTAACATCCCCTTAAGTTCCCTTGAGATTTCGGCGAATAGTAGGGGGTCCAATTACATCGAAAGGCCTTACTATGAGTGAAATGTCTACAAAAGCAAAAGCTGGTCAATATCTGACTTTCCAATTGATGTCAGAGCAATATGGTGTCGCGATTGAAACAGTTCGCGAGATCAACCAGTTTGGTGAAATCACTCCGGTTCCACGCACGCCTGAATACGTTAAGGGTGTCATGAATTTGCGTGGAAAAATTATTCCAGTTGTTAATCTTCGCGTAAAATTCGGAATGGATGCTCAAGATAAAACTCGCGACACATGCATCATCGTGATCGACACTGAAATCGGTCAAGTGGGTATGATCGTAGATTCAGTTAAAGAAGTTGTGGATCTTCAGGACAACCAAATCGAACCGTCTCCGGTTCTTGGCAACCAAAGCTCTATGCACTTCGTTCGCGGTATGGGCAAAGTTGATAACAGAGTTGTTATCCTTGTGGATATCGTGGCTGCATTCTCTTCAGATCAAATGGGCCAAATGGCCCAATTCTCCGAAGCCGCTTAAAGGTACGCCGTACCTTTTGGGGGTGCGCCGCATCCTTCGTGATAAAGAATAAAAAAGGCACTGATTTCGTCAGTGCCTTTTTTTATTTGTCTCGAGAAAACAACAACTAGTCGTTGTAGTCGTCACCTTTGCAAAGATCGTTGATTTTAGAATCCAAGAATTGGATTTTTTGAACCAATGCAGTTCTTTGAGAAACCAGCTCTTCAATCACGTCTGCGTTACGAGCATCTTTGATTTTAGAGTTCAAGTAAGCGATTGTAGCTTTCGCTTCAGATTTAGCTTCGATCATTTGACCGCAAGAAGCTGCGTTTGCTTGAGATGTGAAAAGACCTGCCAAAACCAATGCGCCGATAAGTGCTTTCATTGAAACTCCTAATGGATTGTTATTTTGACCGGAAACTACCGGATGAGAGCGAAAAATTCCAATTTAATAAATGGCAATTCGTCAATGCATCCAAAAAGTTCACGATTTTCAGAGGAAAAAACAAGAATCTCTTCATTTTTTACTCCGAAGTTTAACATATGTTAAGAGTCGTTGCGGATCAGCTAAAGCAAACCTGCTTGAACAATCTCAATCCAATAGTTGTCGGGATCTTTGATGAAGGCGATATTTTTCATTCCACCCTCCCCTAAACGCTTTTGGTAAGTGACGTTCAATTTATCAAAACGCTCGCACGCGGCCTTGATATCGGGAACCGTCACGCAGATATGACCGAAACCACGAGGCTCTGTGTTGCCGTTGTGGTAAGGTGTCGTCTCTTGCTCCTCAGTGCCCCAGTTATGAGTTAGCTCTAGAACAGCTTCGCGACCGAAAGTGTATTTCGCATTCGCTTCATTTTCAGTGGGAACATTTGTGCCTTCAGGAACATATGCCAAGAAGAACAACGAGAATTTCCATTCCGCGAAATCAAGTTTGCGTACCAATTTCATACCCAAGATTCGAGTGTAAAAATCCAAAGAAGCTTTTGGATCTTTCACCCGAAGCATCGTGTGATTAAAAACGTATTTTTTAGTCTCGGCATCTGGGTTCGCACACAAGCCAGGAATATTTTCCGCCATGATGTTCTCCTTCATTCAAGTTCATCCCAGATATAGCATAAAAAAAAGGGAGAAGCGTTCACTTCTCCCTTCGAAATTATATTTACGGTATTTCGCATCGCACCCCCAAAAGGTACGGCGTACCTTTTACTTGGCGGCAGCTACGATCGCAGACGCGTCGATTTTATGCTTCTTGTACAAATCCAAAGCTGTGTATGAGCTTTGACCGAATTCGCCGTGAACGCCCAAAGACTTCACTTTGAAATCAACTTGCGCTTGCAACAATGAGTGGCAAAGCATTTGACCGAAACCACCGATCAACTGGTGATCTTCAACAGTCACCAAGCGACCTCCCGTTTTTGCCAAAGCAGCTTTCACAGTTTCAACATCGGGGTGATTTACTTTCACAACGTTTACAACCACAGAACCGATACCTTGAGCTTCCAAAGTTTTAGAAGCTTCCAAAGCTTGAAGAACCAAAGAACCTGTTGTTGCGATTGTTACAGACTTCGCTTTACCCGCTGTTGTGTCAGCCAATACTTGCGCTTTGTTCAAATCGTATTTAGTTCCAGCAACGTAAGACTTAGGGAAGTTTTCGCGTCCCAAGAAGAACACCGCACTGTTTGGAACTTTGCCAGCTTTGCGATCGTTCGCAAATTTTTCAATCACAGAATAAACAATGCTGTCAGCTTCTTCGCTGCAAGACAAAGAGTAAACATCCACGTGAGGGATCGAAGAAACCATCGCCATATAAGACAAAGCTTGGTGAGAAGCGCCGTCAGCCGCATCTTGGAATCCTGTGTGAGAGAATACTGCAATCACTGGAGCTTCGGACAAAGCACCCATTGTGATTGGCAAAGCACCTTTAGTGACACCGAACTGAGCGAAAGTATCCACCACGGGGATGTAACCCAATTTAGAAAGACCAGCAGCGGCAGAAACCATGTTTGATTCAGCAACGCCGACGTCGAAAGAATCCCCAGGGAATTCTTTTCTGAAACCAGCAACCCCTGTTGAACCTGGAAGGTCAGACGTCACGCTAAGAACTGGATAACCAGCCTTACGAGCACGGATCAAAGCAGAAGAAACACCGTTTTGGATCTTCTCGCCAGAGTCTTTAACTGCGTTGGCTTTGATCTCTGCTTCCCACTTGTTCAATTCCTCGATCCAAGTGTTGAATACAGGTGGCAGTGCTTCGCCATTATAAATTTCAGACAAGAACGCTGGCAGTTCAGACGGGCTCTTCAATGGAAAACCGTGAGCACCAGACGCAGATTCAGCCGTTTTCTTAGTTCCGATTCCTTTCACAGTTTTCGCGTGAATGGCCACTGGAACTTTAGGATTTGCTTTGGCTTTTTCAACAGCTGTTGCAATAGCATCGTAACACTTTTGCAAGTCATTGCCTTCAGGCAACGAAATCACATCCCAGCCCAAAGTTTTCAAAGAAGCAAATGTGTGAGACATCGAGAAAGATTCATTATCGATACGACCAGAAAGTTTCGTGTTGTTATCGCTGATTACCATCACGAATGGACCCATCTTACCGTGAGCCGCAAGACCCGGAATCGCTGCGAAAGCTTCGCGCGCTTCACCTTCCATGCTGGCACCGTCAGAGATCGCTGTGATCGTCACACGGTTTTTACCAGACAAAGCTTCACCCATCGCCAAACCTTGAGTTTGCGGAAGAGCAGAACCCAAAGGGCCATTCGAAACGAAAACGCCCTCAGGGAAACAGTGAACTTCACCGTGACCTGTCAGGCCTGATTCGATCGAACGGAATTTTTTAAGACTGTTCAAATTAAGACCTGCTGTTTGGTAGTTTGCTTTCAAAGCATACAAACCGTTTTCACAGTGACCAGCGTCGTTCACAACGTGGAACAAATCATACCAAGGCTTGTTTTCTTTTTGAGCTTGATCAAAAACAAGACCATGCATTGCGGACATCAACTCTGCGAAAGCTGCAGGACCGCCATAGTGCGAAGCCGCGCCGCCAAGCACTGCATTCATGTCCATCAAGGACACAAGCGCACGCGTCGAGCGAGGATCAGCCACCGGAATGGATCTGCCGTCTTTGCTTTTAACAAAGCTTTTGAATTGAGGTTCATGAGTCGGGTTGCCAGCCAATTTTGATTTGATTTGAATAGGTTCAGTCATAGAATATGTTCTACTTCCAGCGCAGAGGAACATCAAATGCAAAAGCTATATGCACACAACATTCGCGATCTTTTAAAAGTAGAGCTTCATCGTCACTTGGACTGCTCGGTGCGTTGGAGTACATTAGTCGAATTGGCACCTCAAGTTGGCATCAATCTGGCACCCACTTCAAAGCAACAAAAAGAGCAGTTTTTAATTACCGAGCCCATGAATGATCTGGGAAGTGTATTGAATAAGTTCCTCAATGCTCAAAAAGTTCTGGCGAGCGAAGAAATCCTCACGCGTATTGCTTTTGAAGCCTGCGAAGATGCTTACAACGATGGCATTCGCCTGCTGGAACTGCGTTACGCGCCCACTTTTATTGCAGAAGGCCACAATTTCCTGACTTTTGAAAAAATCCATCAGGCTTTAAACAAGGGCGTAAAGATGGCGCAAAAGAAATTTGCCATCGCTGTCGGACTTATCTGCATCGTGCAACGAGTAAAACCATTCGCAGTTGCGGAAAAAGTTGTGGATTTCGCCATAGACAACAAAGACAGCTTTGTCGCTCTGGATCTGGCTGACAACGAAGAGGGCTTTGACCCGAAAGTATTTGCTCCACTTTTTCAGAAAGCAAAAAAAGCGGGTCTGCATATCACCGTTCACTCAGGTGAAACACCGAACGATCAAGCTGCGAGCTGGGTCAAAGATTCTGTTGAAATCCTGGGAGCAGAACGTATAGGTCATGGCATTCAAATCGTGCGCAATCCTGAGGTTTTAAATTTTATCCGCGATCGCAAGATTCCGTTGGAAGTTTGTCCGATCAGTAACTACCTGACTCAATCATTTAAAACTTACGAAGAGCATCCGATCCGTCAGCTTTTAAATGCGGGTGTTTTGGTGACGGTCAATTCCGATGATCCAGGAGTATTTGCGACGAACTTAAGTGACGACTATGAAGTTCTTCATCGCGTGCATTCCTTCACGACGGAAGATTTCAAGCGCTGCAATCAAATTGCCTTCGACGCAAGCTTCATTCCAAAAGCAGAAAAAGAAAAATTCAGAAAGGATTTTTTCTAATGGCCACTGATTGGAAAGCGATTGCCGAAGATATTCAGCACATGATGAGAGAGGATACAGCGGTTCGCGAAGTCCTGGCTTCAACAGGAGAACTTTTTCACGGTTACGCCCCCGCGATGGAGAAAGTTCACCTAAAGCACGCACAACATTTGAAAACCCTGATTGATGAACACGGCTTCCCCACGATCTCTAAAGTCGGCCGGGATGCAGCGATTGATGCGATGAGATTGATTTTGCATGCGATCAGCTGGCCTGAATTCATGCGTTCGATGGAAGCGATCACGGTGGATTTAGCCAAAGCTGGCGAAGTTCCAAAAGATTATGTCGCTAGACTGATAGATCGCATTCGTTTCTATGAAGGACGCAAACAAATCTATGGAACCAACGCGGACTGGGACGATAATGGAATTTTGCGCATCACTGATGTGGAAGACGAAAGCAAACTGAACGCACGCCGGGCCGAAATGGATTTACCTCCCCTGGAAAGCCTGGTGATCACTCCGCTGGATGGAGATTTTCATCCCGCCGATCCCAAGAAGCGTCACGAAGAATATGTGGCATGGACTCTAAAAGTGGGATGGCGTACAGTCGCTATGCCCTAGCAAAGGATCAGAAATGGAAAAACAAACTCTTCGCGATTTTTACCCACCAATCGAGCCATACAACAAAGGCTTTTTAAAAGTTTCAGATATTCATAATCTTTATTTTGAAGAGGTTGGAAATCCTGCTGGTAAACCCATCGTGTTTTTACACGGCGGTCCTGGCGGTGGTGTTGCTCCTGATCATCGTCGCTTCTTTGATCCGAAAACTTATCGCATCATTTTGTTCGACCAACGTGGGTCAGGCCAATCCACTCCTTGCGCTGAACTTCGTGAGAACACAACGTGGGATCTGGTTGCAGACACCGAGCGTATTCGCGAGCATTTGAAAATCGACAAATGGGTTGTCTTTGGCGGGAGCTGGGGTTCAACACTGGCTTTGACTTACGCGATTAAACATCCCGAGCGCGTGAAAGCTTTGGTTCTGCGCGGAATTTTCCTGTGCCGTCCTTCAGAAATTAAATGGTTTTATCAAGAAGGCGCTTCTCAAATTTTCCCTGACGTATGGGATGAGTATTTGAAAGTGATTCCTCAAAACGAACGTCACGATATGGTGACGGCTTACTATAAACGCCTGACTCATGAAAACCGCGACGTGCGCTTAGAGGCCGCGAAAGCCTGGAGTAAATGGGAAGCTGCAACTTCTCGTTTGTATATTGATGCTCACGCGATCGAAGAGTTCGATGATCCAGATTCTGCGTTAAGCTTTGCACGCATCGAGTGTCACTACTTCACAAACAATGCGTTTTTTGAAACCAATAACTGGATTTTGGAAAACGTAAGCAAGATCCGCCATATTCCTGCATGGATTGTTCAAGGCCGTTACGATGTGGTGTGCCCGGCGACTTCGGCGTGGGAACTTCACAAAGCTTGGCCGGAAGCCAAATTCCAAATGATCCCCGATTCAGGTCACGCGGCCGCCGAACCTGGCACCCGTTCTGCCTTGGTCGAAGCCACAGATGCCTGTAGATCGCTTTAATTCGTTTTAGCGACCCGACGACTGCATTTTTTTCAATATGAGGAGCGGGAAATTGTTTCCCGGTCCTTATTTGATCTTTCAAATTCCGTGAACTTCAGGTTATATGGCTCAACGCATCATTTCTTTGGTGATGCAATTCCTGGGGGAAAATTGGGGTCTTTAAACCGCTGTTTCTTATTCCTAGCACTCTGCACTTTAAGCGCCTGCTCGCAGGCACTTAAGATGCCACTTTCCAAAAAGAAAACAGATTCTGCCATCATCGGTGGTGAAGTTGTCACAGGCCGTGATTTGACTTCCCAAAGCGTTGTCGGTGTTTTGACCCAAAACAAACAAACCGGTGATGTTGAAATTTGCAGCGGAACTCTTTTAAAAAACAAACTTGTTTTAACAGCTGCTCACTGTGTCTCTGATCCAGAAGGCAATCTTAGCGTTTCAGTAGTTTTCGATAACGTGATCAGCCCGACGGGTAATACCATCACGGCCATTCGTGCGGTTTCTCGCACAGCGATTCCTGCATGGTGGGGCGCTGAAACGCATTTAGAAACTGATACAGGTGATATCGCTCTTCTACAGTATGTCGGCGATACTCCCAGTGGCTACGCACCGATCACGGCCTTGGCTTCCGAGGAAGACCTTGTTAACAATAAGCAAATTCTGATTGCTGGTTTCGGCGTAAATAAAGTGACGACGAAACCTATAGACGTAAACACATTCCCGGATTTGATCGGAGCTATTCAGTCAGGTCAAGTCAGCTGCAAAGACCCCGTTCGTCTGCAAGGCTGCGTGGAAGTATCTATGGAAGGTGCTGGGACATTAAGACAAGCCACTTCCAAAATTAAAAACAACCGTTATTCCAGCTCTGAAATCGAAGTCGCTCCCCAATCCGGCAATACTTGCCATGGTGATTCGGGTGGCCCGGCGTTCATCGTAAAGAATAATAAATTGTATCTATGGGGAGTGGCCAACCGCTCTGCCAATAACAGACTTACTGATTGTTCAACGAATTCAGTCTATGCAAGTGTGCCTTTCTTTAGAGAATGGCTGAACCTGGCAGCGGCAAAACTTCAGGAAGAATCAGTAAAATAGTTATGAAAAAAAACATTTTCCTGATCCTGACTCTCGTATTGTTAAATGGCTGCCAACCTGAAAACCCAGCTATCGATTCAAACGTAGATGAAGTGACTGAAGAAATCGTCGGCGGAAGCACCGTATCTCGGGTTGATTCCATCTCAAAGCACTTGGTTTTTATTTACAGCAACCGTGATTCTTCATATTGCACAGGCACAATCATTTCAGAAAATCTGATTTTAACAGCGGCTCACTGTATTAAAAATACGTCTGACACTTTAGTTCTTGGCTTTGGTTTGGATCGTTCCAAGGGCACAATGCAGGCTCGAACCAGCAACGGCATGGTTAAACACGTCGCTTATAAAGCGAATCTAACAGCGGAACGCAATGATATCGGTTTGATTTCATTTTCCGGTGGTTTGCCAGAGGGTTTTGAACCCGCCCCCCTCGCGAATGCGAAAATATTCGCCAAAGTAAAATCAGAAATCATCGCGGTTGGCTATGGCCGGGTGAAAGGCGTTCGCAACGTTTCCCCTGATGACAGTGGCTCTGGTCGTCTTCGTAAAGTGACATTGAAAATTCAATCCAAGTCTGCAAACGGCAAAGCTTTTGAGGTCAGCCAACAAGACGGTCGAGGCATTTGCTATGGCGATTCCGGCGGTCCCGCTTTCGTCAAATCAAACGGTCAGTATTACCTTGTGGGAGTGACTTCCGCAGTGCTTTGGTACAAACCCAAAGATTCCGTCTATGACTTGTGTAAAGAGCACTCGATGTTCATGGATGTGAAGTTTTATAAACCGTGGATCAACGCCCAATCAGGACAATTGCTGTAGGATTTGTTTGATTTTTTCTGCGACTTCGCGGGGACGATCAAACAGCACACGGTGAGAGGCATCTGGCGCCACCACATAATCCAAGCCCGTCTGGTGATGCAGACTTTGCGTCATCGAGACAAACTTTTCGTCTTTCTCTCCGACCATCCACATTACTTTTTGTCTTAAGGCGCTGATGATATTGCGCATGTTTTGTTGTTCCGCTAAGGACCATCTGGTCAACGCAAGACTTAGGAACTCACGATTATAGTCTTTTTCCAAACGAACCGGCTCACTGCCACCGCCGAATACAGGCTGGGCATTCCAGTTTCTCATCACCATATCCCACGGAGCTTTCAGAAACTCCTCTGCCCAATAGGAATCATTCAACCAGCGTTGACGGCGCTGTTCAGAACTTGGATCAAAATGTCGTAAATTATCGTCAAAGCCAGGATTGGTAGAGATCAATAAGGCTTTGAACCATTGAGTGGGATTTTGTGCGAGTGCTTGTAAAGCCAAGCGACCACCCAAAGAATAACCGACAATCACATTGCGACCAGTGTTTTTGGTTTCGTCATAAACCCAGTCATTAAAGTTTTCGGCCCATTGATCAAAACCATGTACGGAGTTGAGCTCATCGTCTTTGAAATAGTCAGGAGTATAGATGCGCAGATTCGACACCGGAGGAAGAGAAGCTTTTACTGCTTCCCAATCCGAGGGTCTGCCTAAGAATCCGTGTAAAAGAAAAAGGTTCACTCTTTCCAAAGGGTTTCGATTTCCTTCCAAAACTGCTGGGTCTCATTCCAATCAGGGACCATCTCAATAACTTGAAGATTGTCCAGTTCCAAACTCGTGGGAACAGTATGCCACTTTTGATATGACCAATTCCACATTTTTGCCCACGATTCGAATGAAATTTCGTGCTTATTCAGGAAAATCTCTTTCTTGAACATCCGTGAGAAGATTTGGCCACCACCATTGTTGATTACAACTACTCGTAATTTCTGCGCTTCTAACTGAGAAGTTGCCCAAAGTGCCGAAAGATCATACATCGCAGTCAGATCCCCGACCAGACACCAGTTCTGTGTATCTGTGTGCGCCCAACCGAGGAAAGTCGAGATCTGCCCGTCTATACCATTTGCTCCACGATTTGCTGCCACTCTCAATGGAGAACTATCTAAATCAGCACATGAA
This genomic window contains:
- a CDS encoding trypsin-like serine protease, yielding MKKNIFLILTLVLLNGCQPENPAIDSNVDEVTEEIVGGSTVSRVDSISKHLVFIYSNRDSSYCTGTIISENLILTAAHCIKNTSDTLVLGFGLDRSKGTMQARTSNGMVKHVAYKANLTAERNDIGLISFSGGLPEGFEPAPLANAKIFAKVKSEIIAVGYGRVKGVRNVSPDDSGSGRLRKVTLKIQSKSANGKAFEVSQQDGRGICYGDSGGPAFVKSNGQYYLVGVTSAVLWYKPKDSVYDLCKEHSMFMDVKFYKPWINAQSGQLL
- a CDS encoding DUF6624 domain-containing protein, which gives rise to MATDWKAIAEDIQHMMREDTAVREVLASTGELFHGYAPAMEKVHLKHAQHLKTLIDEHGFPTISKVGRDAAIDAMRLILHAISWPEFMRSMEAITVDLAKAGEVPKDYVARLIDRIRFYEGRKQIYGTNADWDDNGILRITDVEDESKLNARRAEMDLPPLESLVITPLDGDFHPADPKKRHEEYVAWTLKVGWRTVAMP
- a CDS encoding trypsin-like serine protease — encoded protein: MPLSKKKTDSAIIGGEVVTGRDLTSQSVVGVLTQNKQTGDVEICSGTLLKNKLVLTAAHCVSDPEGNLSVSVVFDNVISPTGNTITAIRAVSRTAIPAWWGAETHLETDTGDIALLQYVGDTPSGYAPITALASEEDLVNNKQILIAGFGVNKVTTKPIDVNTFPDLIGAIQSGQVSCKDPVRLQGCVEVSMEGAGTLRQATSKIKNNRYSSSEIEVAPQSGNTCHGDSGGPAFIVKNNKLYLWGVANRSANNRLTDCSTNSVYASVPFFREWLNLAAAKLQEESVK
- the pip gene encoding prolyl aminopeptidase; amino-acid sequence: MEKQTLRDFYPPIEPYNKGFLKVSDIHNLYFEEVGNPAGKPIVFLHGGPGGGVAPDHRRFFDPKTYRIILFDQRGSGQSTPCAELRENTTWDLVADTERIREHLKIDKWVVFGGSWGSTLALTYAIKHPERVKALVLRGIFLCRPSEIKWFYQEGASQIFPDVWDEYLKVIPQNERHDMVTAYYKRLTHENRDVRLEAAKAWSKWEAATSRLYIDAHAIEEFDDPDSALSFARIECHYFTNNAFFETNNWILENVSKIRHIPAWIVQGRYDVVCPATSAWELHKAWPEAKFQMIPDSGHAAAEPGTRSALVEATDACRSL
- the add gene encoding adenosine deaminase, whose protein sequence is MQKLYAHNIRDLLKVELHRHLDCSVRWSTLVELAPQVGINLAPTSKQQKEQFLITEPMNDLGSVLNKFLNAQKVLASEEILTRIAFEACEDAYNDGIRLLELRYAPTFIAEGHNFLTFEKIHQALNKGVKMAQKKFAIAVGLICIVQRVKPFAVAEKVVDFAIDNKDSFVALDLADNEEGFDPKVFAPLFQKAKKAGLHITVHSGETPNDQAASWVKDSVEILGAERIGHGIQIVRNPEVLNFIRDRKIPLEVCPISNYLTQSFKTYEEHPIRQLLNAGVLVTVNSDDPGVFATNLSDDYEVLHRVHSFTTEDFKRCNQIAFDASFIPKAEKEKFRKDFF
- a CDS encoding alpha/beta fold hydrolase, giving the protein MNLFLLHGFLGRPSDWEAVKASLPPVSNLRIYTPDYFKDDELNSVHGFDQWAENFNDWVYDETKNTGRNVIVGYSLGGRLALQALAQNPTQWFKALLISTNPGFDDNLRHFDPSSEQRRQRWLNDSYWAEEFLKAPWDMVMRNWNAQPVFGGGSEPVRLEKDYNREFLSLALTRWSLAEQQNMRNIISALRQKVMWMVGEKDEKFVSMTQSLHHQTGLDYVVAPDASHRVLFDRPREVAEKIKQILQQLS